The following proteins come from a genomic window of Pararhodobacter sp.:
- a CDS encoding BolA family protein, producing MFQEANEKGQLYMNDDIRVSDQIETRLRAAFTPRSLHIEDESESHRGHAGYRDGGQSHFHVALDAPELDALSRVARHRAVHKAIGDDLVAQIHALRLTLGS from the coding sequence ATGTTCCAAGAGGCAAATGAAAAGGGCCAGTTGTACATGAATGACGACATCCGCGTGAGCGACCAGATTGAAACCCGTCTCCGGGCGGCGTTTACACCACGATCCTTGCACATCGAGGACGAAAGCGAATCCCACCGGGGCCACGCGGGCTATCGAGACGGCGGGCAAAGCCATTTCCATGTGGCTCTGGATGCCCCGGAACTGGACGCATTGTCACGCGTGGCGCGCCATCGGGCGGTTCACAAGGCAATCGGCGATGATCTTGTCGCCCAGATCCACGCGCTACGCCTGACATTGGGGTCATAG
- a CDS encoding YbjN domain-containing protein, translating to MLNFRTLATASALGTFLAFPAVSQVALGGMITGSDFDRVMEIAGSYGPVERRTDEVGDWIRGEMGGTVYTITFLNCDDNDQNCTSLQFRAWWNSNGNYTADHMNQWNRDRRFSDAYLDSRNNPTIEFDVNLAGGVTAVNFDDTVQWWQAVLRQFQDMVIDPVSRGQPPVTSSTPVPEMPPVQTPPSK from the coding sequence ATGCTGAATTTTCGAACTTTGGCGACGGCCTCGGCCCTGGGCACATTTCTGGCATTTCCCGCCGTGTCGCAGGTCGCCTTGGGCGGCATGATTACGGGCAGTGATTTTGACCGGGTCATGGAGATCGCCGGCAGCTATGGACCCGTGGAGCGCCGGACCGACGAGGTCGGCGACTGGATTCGCGGCGAAATGGGCGGCACGGTCTATACCATCACCTTCCTGAATTGCGACGACAATGACCAGAACTGCACCTCGCTGCAATTTCGGGCGTGGTGGAACTCCAATGGCAATTACACCGCCGATCATATGAACCAGTGGAACCGGGATCGTCGGTTTTCCGATGCCTATCTCGACTCGCGCAACAACCCGACGATCGAGTTTGACGTGAACCTGGCCGGCGGCGTCACCGCGGTCAATTTCGATGACACGGTGCAGTGGTGGCAGGCGGTCCTGCGCCAGTTTCAGGATATGGTGATCGACCCGGTCTCGCGCGGCCAGCCGCCCGTGACCTCGTCAACACCCGTGCCCGAAATGCCGCCGGTCCAGACCCCGCCGAGCAAGTGA
- a CDS encoding transglycosylase SLT domain-containing protein: MRPASIFAILSIAALSACSSQINATTNDMEVAARWDHRPEADLWNSAMMQALRTDGAEMLALTPEDIQTWCPGYADASEDERAAFYVAFFSGLARFESTWNPRASGGGGRYRGLLQISPQTAQHHDCSLPEAGLFNGAANLACAVRIATSAVTRDGVVAAGRGGIAADWPPMRDPAKRREVAEFTRALPQCEG, from the coding sequence ATGCGCCCTGCTTCGATCTTCGCAATCCTGTCGATTGCTGCCCTGTCCGCCTGTTCATCCCAGATCAACGCCACGACCAATGACATGGAGGTGGCAGCCCGCTGGGACCATCGCCCCGAGGCGGATCTGTGGAACAGCGCCATGATGCAGGCACTGCGCACCGATGGCGCCGAGATGCTGGCGTTGACGCCGGAAGATATTCAGACGTGGTGTCCGGGCTATGCGGATGCCTCGGAAGACGAGCGCGCGGCGTTCTATGTCGCGTTCTTCTCGGGCCTCGCCCGGTTCGAGAGCACCTGGAACCCACGCGCCTCGGGCGGTGGCGGGCGGTATCGGGGCTTGTTGCAGATCTCGCCGCAGACGGCGCAGCATCACGATTGCAGCCTGCCGGAAGCCGGGTTGTTCAACGGCGCGGCCAATCTGGCCTGCGCGGTGCGCATCGCCACCTCGGCGGTCACCCGTGACGGGGTCGTGGCCGCGGGCCGGGGCGGCATCGCCGCAGACTGGCCGCCGATGCGCGACCCCGCGAAACGCCGCGAGGTCGCCGAGTTCACCCGCGCTCTGCCCCAATGCGAGGGCTGA
- the gatB gene encoding Asp-tRNA(Asn)/Glu-tRNA(Gln) amidotransferase subunit GatB encodes MSFVDLNRTGVALMEIVSRPDIRSPEEAAAYVVKIRQILRYLGTCDGNMQNGNLRADVNVSVCRPGQYEKYQATQDFSHLGTRCEIKNMNSMRFIQQAIDVEARRQIAIIEDGGSVTQETRLFDPDKGETRSMRSKEEAHDYRYFPCPDLLPLEIEQAWVDAIAASMPELPDAKKARFIKDFGLTDYDASVLTADVELAQYYEDSVGGGDGKRAANWVINEVLGRANKLEVTPREIVAPSANAAILAMIASEEISSKIAKDVLEIHIETKEDPAHIVESRGMKQVTDTGAIEAAVDEIIAANPAQVEKAKQNPKLAGWFVGQTMKATGGKANPAAVNALVAAKLGL; translated from the coding sequence ATGTCTTTCGTTGACCTCAACCGCACCGGCGTCGCGCTGATGGAGATCGTCAGCCGCCCCGATATCCGCAGCCCCGAAGAAGCCGCCGCCTATGTCGTGAAAATCCGCCAGATCCTGCGCTATCTGGGCACCTGCGACGGCAACATGCAAAACGGCAACCTGCGCGCCGATGTCAACGTCTCGGTCTGCCGCCCCGGCCAATACGAGAAATATCAGGCGACGCAGGATTTCAGCCACCTCGGCACGCGCTGCGAGATCAAGAACATGAACTCCATGCGCTTCATCCAGCAGGCCATCGACGTCGAGGCGCGCCGCCAGATTGCCATCATCGAGGATGGTGGCAGCGTGACGCAGGAGACCCGGCTTTTCGACCCCGACAAGGGCGAAACCCGCTCCATGCGCTCCAAGGAAGAGGCGCATGACTACCGCTATTTCCCGTGCCCCGATTTGCTGCCGCTGGAAATCGAGCAGGCCTGGGTCGATGCCATCGCCGCCTCGATGCCGGAACTGCCAGACGCCAAGAAAGCGCGCTTCATCAAGGACTTCGGCCTGACCGACTATGACGCCTCGGTGCTGACCGCCGATGTCGAACTGGCGCAATATTACGAGGATTCGGTCGGTGGCGGTGACGGCAAACGCGCCGCCAACTGGGTGATCAACGAGGTTCTGGGCCGCGCCAACAAGCTTGAAGTCACCCCGCGCGAGATCGTCGCCCCCTCGGCCAATGCCGCCATTCTGGCGATGATCGCCTCCGAGGAAATCAGCTCGAAAATCGCCAAGGATGTGCTGGAAATCCACATCGAGACCAAAGAGGACCCGGCCCATATCGTCGAATCCCGTGGCATGAAGCAGGTCACCGATACCGGCGCCATCGAGGCCGCCGTGGACGAGATCATCGCCGCCAACCCGGCGCAGGTCGAAAAGGCCAAGCAGAACCCGAAACTGGCGGGCTGGTTTGTCGGTCAGACCATGAAAGCGACCGGCGGCAAGGCCAATCCGGCGGCGGTCAACGCGTTGGTCGCGGCAAAGCTCGGGTTGTAA
- a CDS encoding TIGR00730 family Rossman fold protein, with product MAVFPPSVCVFCGSRPGKDPAMMQAGVEIGTMFARRNWRLVYGAGDIGLMGAVARATQKAGGKTFGVIPVHLMTDEVARVELDSLVITETMHERKKVMFANSHAALVLPGGAGTLDEFFEVLTWAQIGLHKKPVILLDQGGFWRPLLALIDHVIEQGFAQETLRELMIVAGSVAEAEAALAVKIA from the coding sequence ATGGCTGTGTTCCCGCCCTCTGTTTGCGTGTTTTGTGGGTCGCGGCCCGGAAAAGATCCGGCGATGATGCAGGCGGGTGTCGAGATCGGGACGATGTTTGCGCGGCGAAACTGGCGGCTGGTGTATGGGGCCGGGGATATCGGGTTGATGGGGGCCGTGGCGCGGGCGACGCAAAAGGCGGGCGGCAAGACGTTTGGGGTGATCCCGGTTCATCTGATGACGGACGAGGTTGCGCGGGTGGAGCTGGATAGTTTGGTGATCACCGAAACCATGCATGAGCGCAAGAAGGTGATGTTTGCGAATTCTCATGCGGCGCTGGTTTTGCCGGGCGGGGCGGGCACGCTGGATGAGTTTTTCGAGGTGCTGACCTGGGCGCAGATCGGGCTGCATAAGAAACCGGTGATCTTGTTGGATCAGGGCGGGTTCTGGCGGCCGTTATTGGCCCTGATTGATCATGTGATCGAGCAGGGTTTCGCGCAGGAAACCCTGCGGGAGTTGATGATCGTGGCCGGATCAGTGGCGGAGGCCGAGGCGGCCTTGGCGGTGAAAATCGCATGA
- a CDS encoding LysM peptidoglycan-binding domain-containing protein: MSQKRVWVLGGATLVVGAAVAMVLATGVRRDDPSGPAPFASLAPEAADPETTTSRATTSEPAQPTTAVPAEVVAVPPSATSEPAPQAAIPPQFDVVRIGRDGSALVAGEAAPGAAVTVRLDGQVVAQTASDGAGQFVMLFSLGHSDVAQMLTLEMEAADGTVMAAEDTVILTPRPAPVAAPVQIAEAEAPGRPAPSAAGPDSPGQDGAERDTTPEELLQPSTVAQAPSVTATATAPERAQITTPAPQTTVPVTSHAELTSPDQDRPAATRAQTESAEGLSTAPVAIARVEASSPEAATPTPTGPVEVAQSSSLARPEPEAASAPATAVAVAAADAEPDAGSIAVDIAPAVAPASGPAMVLPVESAAIERAETIPEILDAPGTSVTAPVVASTPPVTPEVSPVTNLAATESEETRLADAASLPSGFIVRGSGAVEVLDRAPQVMDNVVIDSISYSAAGDVQIAGRAASAQPASNLRIYLDNQPIAVARSERGDWTSDLPHVDPGVYTLRVDQLSDQGRVVSRFETPFQREDPTRVAAAQAQPRDVSAPSTQSSEAAAPDVTARATVAPRAQPDPAAPRAQPDPAPAAAPTLPVSLITVQPGHTLWAISTDRYGAGELYVVIYRANRNQIRDPDLIYPGQVFALPDN; this comes from the coding sequence ATGTCTCAGAAACGGGTCTGGGTGTTGGGCGGCGCGACTCTGGTCGTGGGCGCCGCGGTCGCCATGGTTCTGGCCACAGGCGTACGCCGCGATGATCCGTCAGGCCCTGCGCCGTTTGCCTCGCTTGCGCCCGAGGCGGCGGATCCCGAAACCACGACATCCCGGGCCACCACATCCGAGCCCGCCCAACCGACGACGGCGGTCCCCGCTGAGGTCGTGGCCGTTCCTCCGTCTGCGACTTCCGAGCCAGCGCCGCAAGCGGCAATACCGCCACAATTCGATGTGGTGCGGATTGGTCGCGATGGCAGCGCGCTGGTGGCTGGCGAGGCCGCACCTGGTGCTGCCGTGACGGTGCGCCTTGATGGGCAGGTGGTGGCGCAAACCGCATCGGATGGTGCGGGCCAGTTTGTGATGCTGTTTTCGCTGGGCCATTCCGACGTCGCGCAGATGCTGACCCTGGAGATGGAGGCCGCCGATGGCACGGTGATGGCCGCCGAGGACACGGTGATCCTGACGCCGCGCCCGGCTCCGGTTGCAGCTCCGGTTCAGATTGCCGAGGCCGAAGCACCCGGTCGGCCAGCACCAAGTGCCGCGGGCCCGGACAGCCCCGGGCAAGATGGTGCAGAACGCGACACCACGCCCGAAGAACTCTTGCAGCCGTCGACCGTGGCACAAGCGCCCTCCGTGACCGCCACGGCGACGGCGCCCGAGCGTGCGCAAATCACGACGCCAGCGCCACAAACCACGGTTCCGGTGACCTCACACGCCGAATTGACGAGCCCGGACCAAGACCGTCCGGCCGCGACCCGTGCGCAGACGGAATCCGCAGAGGGGCTGTCAACGGCTCCGGTTGCCATTGCGCGTGTGGAGGCCTCGTCACCCGAGGCCGCGACACCGACACCCACGGGTCCGGTCGAGGTGGCGCAATCTTCGAGCCTGGCCAGACCCGAACCCGAGGCTGCCTCCGCCCCGGCAACCGCCGTGGCTGTCGCCGCTGCTGATGCCGAACCCGATGCAGGGTCGATCGCCGTCGATATTGCACCAGCGGTTGCGCCAGCGTCGGGCCCCGCCATGGTCCTCCCTGTCGAATCGGCAGCCATTGAGCGTGCCGAAACCATACCTGAAATACTGGATGCTCCCGGAACATCTGTGACAGCGCCGGTTGTCGCATCCACGCCGCCTGTTACGCCAGAGGTGTCACCGGTCACCAACCTTGCCGCGACGGAGTCCGAGGAAACACGTTTGGCCGACGCCGCGTCACTGCCCTCGGGTTTCATCGTGCGGGGCAGCGGCGCGGTTGAGGTTCTGGACCGTGCGCCGCAGGTCATGGACAATGTGGTGATTGACTCGATCAGCTATTCGGCGGCCGGTGATGTGCAAATCGCGGGCCGCGCGGCCAGCGCGCAACCGGCCTCGAACCTGCGAATTTATCTGGACAATCAACCGATTGCCGTGGCGCGGTCCGAACGTGGCGACTGGACCTCGGACCTGCCGCATGTGGACCCGGGGGTCTATACGTTGCGCGTCGATCAACTGAGCGACCAAGGCCGGGTTGTCTCGCGGTTCGAGACCCCGTTCCAGCGCGAGGACCCGACGCGCGTGGCCGCCGCGCAGGCGCAACCGCGCGACGTGTCCGCGCCGAGCACCCAGAGCTCCGAGGCGGCGGCGCCTGACGTGACGGCCCGCGCCACCGTCGCGCCGCGCGCTCAACCAGACCCAGCCGCGCCGCGCGCACAACCAGACCCTGCGCCCGCTGCCGCGCCAACGCTCCCCGTTTCGCTGATCACCGTGCAGCCCGGCCATACGCTTTGGG